The stretch of DNA TAAAATCTCAAGACGTGGGCGTCGTCGCCCACCCCGATTGTGAACTCCGAGTACCGGGGGACGAACCTCACCTTGCCTACGAGCTCGCGCGCCTGCGCCGGGTGCCCGACGGTCCTGCCGTCAGCGAGCGCCTTGGCTATGAATTCCGGAGTGTTCAGCTTGACCCAGGCGTAGTCTGTGAAGTAGCCTGGGGACAGGAAAACGGCTGTGTTCATGGGTCCGTCGGAGTCGACCTGGCCGTCGAAGTAGCCTGTGTCGTCGAGGTACACCACGGACCTCGCGTTCCTGTTCGGCATTCCGAAGTACTGGAAGAGCTTCCCCTCAAAGCTGGGGGTTCCGTCGCTGGAGAACTCCGTGTTCTCATGCAGAGCCCGCGGGCTCATGCAGGCGTTCCACATCGCCTCCTGCTCGGGTGTCAGGTCCTCGGTTTTCACCCAGGCGCCACGCTCCGAGCCGTAGACCCTGTCCTCGCATATCGCGACTATGTCGTCGTTGCGTATTTTCTGGTCCCTCACGTAGTCCAAGGGGTTCACGCCGAACTTCTCCACGTACACTCGAGCGTTCCTTGGGGTCCACGTGTAGAAGCCGTGCGTGGACTTGCCTGAGCCCGTCAGGCCCCAGATGACAAGCGTGATCCTCCTCCAAGAGCCGTCAACCGTCTTCACCGTAAACTCCCTGAGGGCTGCGTGCTCGCCGGTGCAACCCTTCTTGTACACGTGGTAGATCCAGTGGCGCAGGGCTCCCTTCTTTATCTCCCCTTGGTAGCTAGACAGGGTGATTATCGTAAGGTTGTGGTGGGGGAAGACGAGGATAGCCATCAGCCTGTTAGTGCCGGGTATGAGGGGGTTGCCGAGGTAGTGCGGCACGACGATGAGCTCTGCTTCGGGCTTCTCGTCCGGCGGGGCTGGGAACACGAGCTGCTTCCACCTGTAGGCGAGGTCGGGGAACTGGGGGTCGACGTACACCGTCGTGTGCATCTGCACCTTGCTGCCAGGCCTCCCGTAGTAGCCGTCCACCTTGATGAGTGGGCCCTGAGCTAGGACGTGCTCGAGCACTCTCTGCATGAGTAGCTTGTGCTCCTGCCTGAGCTCCGCGTCGCTGTTCACCACAACCGTGTTCGCCGCGGACCTGCTCCAGATGTTGCTGGCCCAGCCCAGAGCACCGTTTCTGAACTTTGTCGCGTAGAGCTTGGCTCTCTCGAGGAGGTCGGGCGGGTTGTCCAGAAACGCTTCCAAGCCAATGCTCTCCTTGAACGCAAGTATGCGCCTGAAGGACTCCCTGAATGTTGAGGGGTTCAGGTCCTCCAGAGGGGGGATCAGCTTAGAACGAGTCTCTGCCACGTGATCTAAGCGCCGAAAAGTGTATTAAAAACCTTTTAGTTAAGAGTTTAAGCATGCGCTTAGAGCAACATCTCGAATATCGTTTTAGCCTTTTGGGAAGACGCCCTGGGGCACAGGTATAGGGTCTCGCTGTCCACTGAAACCTTCACGCACGTTTCCACGTCCAAGAACGTGGCGTTAACCCCTAGCCTTTCAAGGGATTTCAGCAACCCCTCTCTCCTGCTTCGAAGAAGGCAGGGGAGGTGGACCTTACCTGTGAAGCTTACCTGACCGAAGAGCTCAGGCCTCTCAAGCGCAAAAGGTATTCCTAGAGCGTGCGCGACTTCAGGCGACAGAGCGAGCGGTTCATGCGGGCGGAGCTTCTTTAACGTTTCCGACAACGACCTGGACTCGAGCGGTTTCCCTAGATTGTAGCGTTCCTCGACGCCGCTCACCACCGCAAGCCCCAGCCCGTACCTTTCAGCCAGCTTAGCGCCGAGCTCGCTCTCCAGCCTCTCTGAGGCGACCAGCAGAGGTTTTCCTTCCTTGAGGATTTGGGCACTTAGCTTTACCGGGGTGTCGCAGTAGGTTTCTGGGAGGGGGAAGTGCAGGGGACACTCGTCCACGCACCTCCAGCACTTCACGCACCTCTCCACGCCGAGCTTCCTGTCGCGTGCGTAGCCGAGGGGGCTCAGGGCAAGGCTACCCGAGTGAGTGAACGTCGGGCATGCGGTGAGGCATATCCCGGGGCAGTATAGGCAGGGGTTTTTGACCTTTCTTAACGGGAGGGTGGCGAACCGTGCAACAAGGGTGGGGGTGAGCTTGATGGCTCGCAGCGTTGTGAGGCTCACCAAGGCTAATCACCCATCCACTTCCCCGGGTTCGCGAGGCCTTGGGGGTCTAGGCACCGCTTTACCTTTTTGAGGTACTGCAAGCCTGCCCCCAGCTCCTCAGCGACCCACTTGGCCCTCAGGAGGCCGACGCCGTGGTGGTGGCTTATAGTCGCACCGGTCTCGAGGAGGGTTCTCATGGCTTCCTCCCACATACGCCAGTACGTCTGCTCGTCCGCTTCGTAGGTCAGCGTGAAGTATATGCAAGCGCCTGTCGTGTAGAAGTGTGATGCGTGCGCCAGCACAGCGTAGACTCCCTTAACCCTCTTCACCCTGTCCTTGAATGCTCGGTACACCTTGGGTAGCGCGCTCCACGTGGCAGCGGTCTCGATCGTGTCGAACCATAGGTTGAGAGGCACGACGAGCTTCTTCAGCTCGGATATCACGTCGAAGCGCGTTTCTAGCCACTTGTCCACGGGTGCTGCCCCGACCTCCTTGCCCCCGTGCTTCGCGACGATTCTCCGCGCTTCAGACACCTTAGCATTGAGTATCTCCTTGGAGTTCTCCTCGAATACCAGGATCAGCGTGTCCCGGGCGTCGTGGAACCTGGCCGCGGAGTCGTCTTTGTCGTAGAGCCTCGCGACCGCCGGGACGGCACCAGTGAGCATCATCTCTCGAACCGCACGTAGACCGGACTCGAAGTCTGGGAAAGCGTACGCGTTCTTCCACTGGTGCTCTGGCAGGGGGAAGACCTTCAGCACGGCCTTCGTTATGATTCCAAGCTGCCCCTCGCTCCCAATGAAAAGTCGTTTAAGCTCCGGGCCTGTCGCTGCCCTCGGGACGATATTTCTCCTCAAGGGGACGATGCCTCCGTCGGGGGCCACGACCTCGAGGTCCATCACGAGCTCCTCTATCCCCCCGTACTTCGTGCTGAACTGGCCGGTGCTCATTGTAGCTATGAGCCCGCCTACAGCCGCCTCGGGGAAGGATTGCGGAATGTGCCTTAGCGTGAAGCCCTTGGAGTTCAAGTACTCCTCCAGCTTTTTGAGCATCACGCCCGACTCGACAACGACGAGCGCGTCCTCCTCTGAGAAGCGGAGGATCCTGTTCATCCTCTTTACGTCGATGACCACACACCCCTCGCACATCGTACCCCCTATGACGCCTGAGCCTCCAGCGTACGGGACGAACGGCACCCTGTACTCGTTGCAGAGTTTCACAAGCTTCGAAACCTCCTCCGCGGACTCGGGCCACACAACCAGGAGTGGCCTTGGGAGAGCCTCGCCTCTCGTCTCTCGTAGCAAGGCAAGAGGCCAGTAGTCCCTAGAGTAAAGCTTGAGGGTGGTCTCGTCCTTAGAGACTCTGCCCGGGAACTCCCTCTCAACCGCTTCTACCAACTTCTCCTTAGAAAGATGTTCTCCTCCCATTCGGGAAGCGCCTCCACAATATCTTTAAAATTCGACATATATTCTTTCCGAGCGTCCTCGTCGAGCTTGGGAGCGAACACCGCGGAAGCTGGCATGGGGTGCCCGAGAGCTTCCTCGCCTGAAGACCCATCGGCGAGCATGAGGAGCTTCAGCACTCCTCGGGAGCTGGCTTCGATATCGGCTGGCCTCGCGACGGTTAGGCCCGTAGCGTCTGCGAGGAACTGGAGGAAGACGTCCGACTTCGAAAAGCCTCCAGCCGCCCACAAGGGCTCTTCGGGGCGTCCGGCTACCTGCTCCATCATGCGGAGAATGTACCCCATGTAGAGCGCAACCCCCCAAGCTAGCCCGGCTACCACGTCGCTCCTCTTTGTCCCCAACGTGAGGCCCAACATCATGCCCGCAGCGTTCTGGGCTTTAGGGACCCTCAAGCCTCCGAAGGATGGGAGGATCAGCGTGCGGCGCGAGCCCTCGCCTGCCAGCTTCTCCATCTCCTCGTAGCTGCTGTAGAAACCGATGTCTCGAAGCCAGTCCACCACTGAGCCAGAGGTCCTGAGGAAGCCTTCTACACCGTACCTCAGAGTTTTGCCTACTTTCACCTGCACGACTGGTATGAGGCCCGCCGGAGGCATGACAAAATTCCCTGTGCAGAGCTCCATGAAGCTACCTGTCCCGTGGACGCTCTCCACCCTCCCCCTCTCGACCGCGCCGAGGCCCAGGGCGGCGGACTGCTGATCCGCTATGAATGCTTTTAGCTCCAAGCCCTCGATGCTACCGAAGTCCCCCACGTTGTCGACGAGCTCGGGGCGGATGCGTGGAAGCCTCAGGATGTCGTAAACCAGGCCTATTTCATCGAAGTTCTTCGGGTGGACGAGGCCGGTAAGGGTTATGTTCGACGGATCCGCGATGAACTTTCCCGAGGAGGTGTACAGCAGGTACGAATCGAGGGTCCACACGAACGCGTCTCCGCTCTTCACCCTCTCGTACAAGCCTGGTATGTTCTCGTAGACCCACTTCATGAGCACTGCTGGGGAGTCTGGGCTGAGTATGTAGGCGAGGGGTCTGCTCAGCCGTGAAAGCATCTTAGCTGTGATGGGCAGTTTTTCCACCACGCTCCTCCCTCTGCCGTCAATCCACGTGATGACGTTTGTCAGCGGTCTACCGCTCCTGTCCCACGCGACGACGGATGCCCTGTACACGGAGACCCCGAGGCTCTTGGCGCCCAGCTCTCGCGCCTTCCTCGCTAAGCCTTTAACGGTCCTGACGAGCTCTTGGGAGCTCTGCTCGACCAGACCGCCTTGGAGCCTCTCGAACCCCAAGACAACTTTTTCATAGTGAACGTGGTTACCCTGAGAGTCGTACACCGAGAGCTTCACGCCCGTCGTTCCGACGTCTATCACACCGTACACTACACCACCCTGATGACCACTTTCCTCTCGGGCGGCAACTCCACGACAGGATATGGCTCTTCCGCTGAGAACACTCTGCCAGCCACCTCAAGCTTGACGCCGGAGGGTACGCCGACCATCACGTACGGGTGCTTCACGGAGAACACGCTCGGGACCGCGGGGACCTCTCCGTGGACTCTCCCTAGTTCACCCCCCTCGGTGAGCGTGAGCGCGAGGAGCCTCGCGCTCTCAGCAACCTTCGCGGGATCTTCGATCACCATCCCAGCGTTGCCTACGGCGAGCTCTGCGTTAAGCAACCTTAGAGGGGCAAGCTTGGCTAGCACCAGCGTATCTGCTTCAACGTAGCCAGCAGATGTTCTCAGCCTCTCGACGCGCTGCCTTCCCTCGACGTACAGGACCCTTCCTTTTACCAACTCAGCGCCGTAGTCCCCGGCTTCCTCCGGCTTGTGAACGTAGCTCTCCTCGTCGTAGACGACGACCAGCTTCTCGCAGACCTTGTGGATCTTGGCTATGAGCGAGAGCGAGTAGTGGTTGAAGCCGTACACGACAACTCTCTCGCCGATAGAGTACCCCATGTTCACGAGGTCCCATGCGGCTGTTAGGGGGAAAACACCTGCGGGCCGAAAGCCGTATACCCCCAGCTCCACAGGGGTTTTCTCTCTGAAGCCTGTAGCCAGCACGGGTAGGCCTTCGTGGAACTCTGCGCCGTTGACGCCCACGCTCCACACACCGTTGCCCTCAGACTCGAAGACCGTTTCCCCTAGTAGTGCCCGCACGCGACCTGCTAGCCCCTCGACGAGCTCCCTGCCGCTGTGTTCACCCACCTTCAATTCGTCGCTCGCGAAGAAGCCCCCTAGCTGCTTCCTAGCCTCGAAGACCACGGCGTCGCCGTAAGTCGCCGCGAAGGCCATGCCAGCGAGGCCGCCTCCAACTACAAGGGCCCTCCTCATCTCTTCCTCACCAGCCAAGACCCCTCACCCCTTAAGGTCACCTCCTCCGGGTCAACGCCCAGCTCGTCCGCTATTATCCTTAGAACCTCGGCCATGCACTTTGAGCCTTGGCACAGCCCCATCCCGGCCCCGGTCCTGAACATCACTCCTTGAAGCGTCCTTGAGCCTCTCCTGACGGCCTCCCTGACCTCCTCCTCGGTCACGAGGTTGCAGGGGCAGACAACCCTCCCCTTACCTGCCTTGGGGTTGTCCCTGAGCCTCCTGAAGGGGGCTCTCTCGACGACGTGCTCCTTTTTCTCGAGCTTGAGGCCCGCCTCCCTGAGCATTTCGAGGATCTTCTCGGCTATCACAGGAGATGCCGTGAAGGCTGGAGACTCCGTACCGACAGCGTGCACAATCCTCTTCGTCCTAGAGGAGTAGGTAATCCTGAAGTCGTTCTCGGGAGGGATCGGCCTTATGCCAGCGTAAGCTTTAATCGGAGTACCCGGAGGTGCTTCGAGAAGCGGAGAGAACTTCTTCAGCAGAGCCTCCACATCCTCCTCGTCAACCGAGACGTCGCTCTTGTCTCTAGCAGGCCTGAGGTTCGGCCCCCAGAGCCCCTTCCCGTCAACTGTGAACATTATAGCACCCCCCTTCGTCTTCGGGTCGGGTTTTAGGTAAAGAGGGGCGACGAAGCGGCTCGTAACCTTCCTGTCAAAAACCAGCATCGCGCCCTTCCCTAGCTCGAACTCCACGCTGTCGCCCAGCTTGTTGTACAGCTCGTCCGCCCATAGACCGGCAGCGTTCACGAGGAACTTCGCTCTGAAGGCGTTGCCCTTATCCGTGCGCAGCTCCAGCCCGTCCACCCTGTCTTCAACGCTGACAACCCGCTCCCCGAACCTGAACTCGACGCCGTTGGCCTTCGCGAACTCGTACAGCCCATAAAGCAAGTCAAAGTTGTCCACGCAGCCGTACCCGAACACCTCGATAGCGCCGAGAGCCTTCCTCGTAAGGTTAGGCTCCGCCTGCCTAAGGTACCGCCTTCCTCTCAGCTTGACTGGGAAATCTCTCCCGAGGTTGAGCCTCAGGTACAGGGCGACGAACGGCATCGCCAGGAGGTGGTGCAGTTTGGTAGCCACCACGAGGGTGCTGGTTTTTACGTACCTGACTCCCAGCCTCTCTGCTATCAGGAACATTTTCCTGTTTCCCTCGCGGGCCATCCTGCTCTTCACGGACTTGAAGGGTAGCTGGACCACGTGAACGATCGCCGCGTGCGCCTTCGAAACCCCCCACCCCGGCTCGGGGTTTGCTTCCAAAACCAGCGTCCTTAGCTTGTAGTGGGCGAGGTTGTAGGCGACCATGAGGCCGACGACTCCACTACCCACGACGGCTACGTCGTACTCCTCCATCACTTATAAGGGTTGCCAGAAATCATTATATAAACTTTACTCATGTTCACCTTTTTATATAAGCTCCTCGGGAATCGCGTCCGGGTGGTAAGCAACCCTGGGTGTGAGGCCGGCCTTCTTAAGCCTCTCGACGACATGGGGGTACAGAAACACGTACTCCTCCTCTAACTCGCGCGCGTAGCTCTGGTGTATCTCCCCCAACTCCTCCACGAGGCGCTTAACGGACTCCTGTGAGGAGAAGGAGAGCATGACCGCTGGGTGCGCGGGCACGCCGTAGTCCGCCAGGTGCCTTAGCGCGCTGAGCTGCAGGTCGAAGAACTCCGGCCTCGCCCCCGTGAGCTTGTGGAACTCCTCGCGAGAGGCGCCCTTGAGCGACACGCGCACGTGAACCCTGGTGAACCTGGATAGGTCCCTCGCCTTTCCCTTGTCGGCGCCCAGCTCGATGCCATTCGTCTCGAGTATAAACGTGAAGAGGCCGTCCTCCTCCACGAGCTCGAGCACACGCAAAAGGTGTTGCCACGCTAGGGTGGGCTCGTTCCCCGAGATCCTGATCTGGCTGTACCGCCTTCTCAGGGCGATCGAGCGGAGCCTTCCGTACACCTCCTCTGGAGTATAGAACCTCCACACGCTCAGCCACGGCCTGTCCCTCGGCTCCCCGCTCCAGCAGAAAACGCACCTCAAGTTGCAGCCGACGCAGTCCGCGGTGGCGATTCCCCCGTACCACTTTCCGCCCCTGAACCTGTAGTACTTCCTCTCTTCACCGCGGGAGACCATGCGCCTGACCCCTTCCCCGAGAAGCAGGGGGTTGTACCCGGAGTCAAAATCCACAAGAGAGAATTTCAGAGTAGAGAAATATGTGCTTTTTTTAGGGCAGGCTTAAGGCTTTGTTCACCGCCGCTATCGCGTCTACGAGGCCGTAACCCGTGAAAACGTCGAAGCCCTTGGCGTTGATGTCAACCGCCGTGCTCGTCAGCACGTCGTAGACCTGGCTAGGCGTCAGCAAGGACTTCCCGCTGGCCAGCCGCAGAGCCTGGATCAGCGCCACAACGCCCGTGACGTGGGGGGTGGCCATTGAGGTGCCGCTGAGGGTAGCGTAGCCGTTCCTGAGGTAGGTTGACAGGATGTTCACGCCAGGCGCGGCTACGTCGACCTCCGGCCCGTCGCTGCTCCAGCTGGCGACGTTGTAGGAGCTGTCTACCGCCGCGACTGCGATGACCTCCGGGTACCTAGCGGGGTATGAAACGTTGTCGGTGGAGGGGTCTCCGTCGCCGCTGTTACCAGCCGCCACCACCAAGACGGCGCCGTTCTGGTAGGCCCACGTCACCGCGTCGCGGAGAACGCTGCTGTCGCTCGACCCTCCCAGCGACATGCTGAGGATCTTGGCGTCGTCAGCTGTGCCCACTACCCCGTCTGGGCCTTTCACAGCCTCGATGATCCCCTCGGCGATGTCCGTGTAGGTTCCGGAGCCGGCGTCGTTAAGGACCTTGACGATGTATATCGTGACGTTTGAGGCTACCCCGGCTACGCCCGCGTTGTTTATTAGGGCCGCGATGATGCCGGTCACGTGGGTTCCGTGGCCGTTCCTGTCGGTGCACTTGGATAGGTCTGTGCCCTTGTATGTCTTCGTGAGGACGGTGTTCACGCACCACACGACCCTTCCCTTCAGGTCCGGGTGGGTGTACAGGACGCCGGTGTCGAGGACTGCGACCCTCACTCCTTTACCGAGCGCGGCGCCGTTGAGGGAGGGGTAGAAGGTGTCCCAGACCTTGGTCGCGTTGATCATCTTCATGTTCCACTGGACGTCTGAGTAGGAGCTCAGCTCTAGGGCTACGGCGGTTTTCTCCTCCTCCACGTACCTTAGCCCTTTCCCTACGTGCCCTCTGAGGTCTTCTGACTGGGGTATCTGGAGGACTGCGACCTTTATTTCTGGTATCGTCTTCACGACTACTCCGCCGTGCATCGAGGCTATCGTGGAGAGAGCTGAGGGGTCCGTGTAGCCTACCGCTACGCGCTTGTACTGCGGTGGGGCATGCGCTACCGCTGAAAAGGTTGCCAGGACTACGAGCAGTGCTAGAGCCAGGGGTACGGCTCTCATGTCTTTTCCAGGCGGCTACGGAGCATTTCTACTTATACTTTACGGCTTCTTGAGGTGAAGGCTTTTCATCTTTTAAAAACTACGCGAGACTCGCCTTTGAAATTTTTACATCACAGCCTCCTCGTCTGGGGTAGCACTCCGATAATGAGGACGGCTAGAGCCAGGATGAGCGCTAAGCTTCCCTGTATCCCGGCGGCGAGGAGACCCTGGTAGACCATCCCTGCCCCGAGCAGGGCGAAGCCGATGGCCAGAGCCTTATCCATGAGGGCGTAGATTATCGCCGCGAAAGCCAGCGCTAGGACGAGGACAGCCGTCTCCCCGCTTGCCACGTAGCCTGTTGAGACGAGAAGCTGCGCGAGGATGTAGCCTGAGAGCAGGGATACAACCATCTTGAAAGCCGAGAAGCCGATCATTGCCCCCACGATGAAGCCTACGAGGAAGAGGACGAGCGGCGTAAAGGTGGCTTGGAGCGCTGGGGTGGAGTAAGCGTAAAGCACGTACCCCATCGCGAAGCCGAACACCAGGGACGCTACTAGCCGCGCGAGCTTAACGCCCCAGATAGCCGTGAACACTCCGAGCAGGATGAGCAGAACCGAGTCCCAGAAGCCGAGCAGGTGCACCATATCCCTTGCGCCACTACAGATGACACGTACGCCGTAAATTAACTTTTGCGCCTTGCTAAGAGCCTCCACGCGACGAGGGCCGCTACAACTGCACAGGCGGCTAAGGCCAGGAAGGTTAGAGAGCTGAAGTCGGGTTCCGCCGGCCAAACCGGGAGAGAGGAGTAGTCCGTGACGGGTTGCACAAGGCAACCGCGCTGAGGGGTGTACAGCGAGGACTCGTTGAAGGGCCTCCAAGCGCCGCCGTCGAACACGAGCCTCCTGTCCCAACCCGCGAGGCCCAGACGGGCAGTGGCGACGAGAGCAGACCTCTTCTCCTCGCTGACCCCCTGGATGATGCCCTTGCCCGTCAGCCTGTCGAGCTCCAGACCCAGCACCCTCTTGATGTCGGAGTCCGTGACCCCTTGAGCCTCGGGCATCGCCTGTACACGTATCACAGGGTACTGCTTACCCGTTGCAGGTAGCACCTCCAAGCTCAGGATCACGGCGAACCTCTCGTCAAACCCGCTCCTGTAGGCGTAAACGCCGGGAGCCGCTTCCCTCACCTGGGCTACAGCAGTAAGCTTAAGGGCGTCGAGCCTGGCCCCAGGAATGCTCAGAACCACCTCGCATGCCTTAGCGTCTAACGGCTCCGGGCACTGTGCCTGAACGAGGATAGCCCATGCGACAACCATAGTAACCAGAGCTACTGCGCACCTCATACCCGCCACTGGTTTTCAAACAAGTAGCGACTCATTAGCTTTTACCCGCTGGTCCGGCTCTCGATCCTCCGCGCTTCTTGTAGCAGTGGTACTCAGTGCTCACAGTTTTGCCTACCTCCGATAGACTTTCGGGGCTTTAAAGCAGATTAAAGTGAGGATAGAGGAGCGCTGGCCGGACCGAGTCGCAGAGAACTTTCAACCTAATACAAGGGCTTACAAGCTGCGTCCTGCCCTGGAGAGCTTTGAACTAAATGCTTTAAATGCAAGCTGTGTTCTTCGTCAATGATGTCGGGAGATAACGTTGCCGGTAAGATTAGGGGTAGCATTGTAAACCTTGTTTCCTGGATAGCGGCTTACATCGTCGTGAGCGCTTTGATTTTCGCAACGCTACCGTCGGTCATCCCGCAGGTGAAGCCTCTCCTGGACCCGTACTCCTCCTATGTAGCTATAGGTCTCGCCCTGTTCTTCGGCTACATGATAATTAGGAGCTTCTCCAACCTCGTCTACTGGATGCTGAGGGTTAAGTACCCGCACAGCACAGCCGCGGCTGTGAGGAGCATATTCACGATCCTGGGCATAGGGGCCCTTGCGGCGGGGATAGCTGGAGGGGCCGCTGGTGGAGCGGCTGGCGTAGCGCTGGGAGGCTTCATAGGAATGGTTATCGGTTTCGCGACGCAGCAGGTTCTCGGCCAGGCTATTGCGGGCCTGTTCGTTCTCCTCGTGCGGCCAATAAAGATAGGCGACTACGTGAATGTTGCAGGGGAGCAGGGGATCGTCGAGGATATTTCGACGCTGTTCACCTTCATTAAGAAGGACGACGGCACTCTGGCTTTAGTCCCAAACAACCAGCTTATCGGTTCGAAAATCTACATCATTAAAAGATCCTAAGGGGGCTGAGCCGTTTTACGCGTTTCTGAGCAGCTCGAGAATCCGCGTCGCCACGCTTTTCTTTTTAACTTCCACGACGGCAACCAGCTCCTCTTGGAATACCTCTCTTAGCACCACCTTGACGCTGTAGCCCCTGGACTCAAGGTACGTTTTCAGGGACGCTGCGAGGCTTAAGACGTAGCCCTTGAAGTCTACGGAGCGGAGCTTTCTGATGAGTTTACCCTGGGGGGTTAGCAGGAGGCCTGCCCCCGCGCTCCACGAGTACACGAGGCCGAGCACCTCTCCCCTGACCCTGGGCTCCACTACCACCTTGCCGGCTCCGGGGGCTATAAGCAGCACGCCGTCGGGACCAGCCTCCATGAGGTTCAGTAGGGCTTTGATCGGCATCACGAGTACAACGTAGAGTAGGGACCCGGCGACAATCAGTGCGGTTCTGAGCGTGCTGGGCAAAGCCCCTCGCGTCCACACTTGCGCGGAGCAGTAATATGCTTTGCGATGAGAGCCAAACTTTAATAGGCTAAACATGTTTAATCAACTGTGGAAACTCGTCGCGTAGTGAAGATAGGTGGTAGCTACTACGTTGCCTTGCCGAGGAGCTGGGTGTCAGAGAACATTGGAGACAGGGGTGTAGTGGTCCTCGAGGCTGAGGAGGACGGGTCGCTACGAATCACGCCCTTGAAGATCAGGGACAGGAGGGAGGGAGTGAAGAGCATCAGGGTCACTTGCGGAGGCGACTTACACAGGAAGCTCGTCTCCGCGTACCTGAGGGGGTTTGAGGTCGTGGAAGTAGCCGTTAGCGATGAGTGCCGCGATGAGGTTCTAAGGGTCGTGGAGCGGGCTAGGCAGATACTGCTCGGATTGGAGGTGGTTGGAGAAGAGCCAGGCACGATCACTCTTCAGTGCTTCACGAGACCGGACTACGACTTGAACTCCATCGTGCAGAGGATGAGCTCGATAACCCTCGCGATGCTTAGGCTGACCTTTCAGGTGCTGGAAACCGGGGACCCCTCTCTCGCTGAGAAAGTCCTTGCCATGGACGACATCGTTGACAGGCTTTACTTTCTGGCTGTCAGGATAATCAGGAGCAGGGTCTCGGACCCTCTGTACCCGAGCTCTGAGAAGCCGCGCCTCGTGGACATCAGGCTTGTTGTGCGCAACCTCGAGAACATCGGCGACCTATACGAGAGGCTGCTCCGGGGCGGAATCGAGCCCGAGAAGGTACCAGGTGACCTTCTAAGCCTGCTGGAAAGCCTCCAGAGGAGCGCTGTGGCGCTAGTTTTAGGCGAGAGCGGCAGCAGAGAGAATGCGCTCGAGCTTTACAGTAAGCTGGAGAAGGCGCTAGAGGGTAGCAGGACGTCTATCTCGCCTAGAGTGCTGGAGACTCTTGACGGCGTGTCATCGCTCCTCCGGGACATACTGGACCTTGCTTGAACGCAAGCGATATATTCTCCCAATGTGAGGTTAGGAAACGTAGCGGTATGCCCGTTATCGTGGCCCACAAGGCCAATAAGAGAAGCCTTCTTCTGAAGTACCTTAGGGAGGGAGCTAAGGTTATAGAGTTCGACGTGGCTCGCAGGAGTGACGGAGCCCTGGTCGTCAGG from Infirmifilum sp. NZ encodes:
- a CDS encoding radical SAM protein; its protein translation is MDFDSGYNPLLLGEGVRRMVSRGEERKYYRFRGGKWYGGIATADCVGCNLRCVFCWSGEPRDRPWLSVWRFYTPEEVYGRLRSIALRRRYSQIRISGNEPTLAWQHLLRVLELVEEDGLFTFILETNGIELGADKGKARDLSRFTRVHVRVSLKGASREEFHKLTGARPEFFDLQLSALRHLADYGVPAHPAVMLSFSSQESVKRLVEELGEIHQSYARELEEEYVFLYPHVVERLKKAGLTPRVAYHPDAIPEELI
- a CDS encoding S8 family peptidase; this translates as MRAVPLALALLVVLATFSAVAHAPPQYKRVAVGYTDPSALSTIASMHGGVVVKTIPEIKVAVLQIPQSEDLRGHVGKGLRYVEEEKTAVALELSSYSDVQWNMKMINATKVWDTFYPSLNGAALGKGVRVAVLDTGVLYTHPDLKGRVVWCVNTVLTKTYKGTDLSKCTDRNGHGTHVTGIIAALINNAGVAGVASNVTIYIVKVLNDAGSGTYTDIAEGIIEAVKGPDGVVGTADDAKILSMSLGGSSDSSVLRDAVTWAYQNGAVLVVAAGNSGDGDPSTDNVSYPARYPEVIAVAAVDSSYNVASWSSDGPEVDVAAPGVNILSTYLRNGYATLSGTSMATPHVTGVVALIQALRLASGKSLLTPSQVYDVLTSTAVDINAKGFDVFTGYGLVDAIAAVNKALSLP
- a CDS encoding mechanosensitive ion channel family protein is translated as MSGDNVAGKIRGSIVNLVSWIAAYIVVSALIFATLPSVIPQVKPLLDPYSSYVAIGLALFFGYMIIRSFSNLVYWMLRVKYPHSTAAAVRSIFTILGIGALAAGIAGGAAGGAAGVALGGFIGMVIGFATQQVLGQAIAGLFVLLVRPIKIGDYVNVAGEQGIVEDISTLFTFIKKDDGTLALVPNNQLIGSKIYIIKRS
- a CDS encoding phosphate uptake regulator PhoU — translated: METRRVVKIGGSYYVALPRSWVSENIGDRGVVVLEAEEDGSLRITPLKIRDRREGVKSIRVTCGGDLHRKLVSAYLRGFEVVEVAVSDECRDEVLRVVERARQILLGLEVVGEEPGTITLQCFTRPDYDLNSIVQRMSSITLAMLRLTFQVLETGDPSLAEKVLAMDDIVDRLYFLAVRIIRSRVSDPLYPSSEKPRLVDIRLVVRNLENIGDLYERLLRGGIEPEKVPGDLLSLLESLQRSAVALVLGESGSRENALELYSKLEKALEGSRTSISPRVLETLDGVSSLLRDILDLA